Proteins co-encoded in one Aspergillus flavus chromosome 2, complete sequence genomic window:
- a CDS encoding putative aromatic-L-amino-acid decarboxylase: MDRDQFRAAAHATVDDIINYFDSVPDRRVCPTVTPGYLRPLIPEQPPTEPEEWSQIQADVDTKIKPGLTHWQHPNFMAFYPATVTYPSILGEMYSAAFNAPAFNWLCSPACTELETIVLDWVAQALNLPKCFMSSSENRGGGVLQVSASDTIATVMVAARERRVRELALAEGLKEGTLEYEDRVMDLRPRLVAMGSNQAHSSTAKGALIAGTRYRSATAKLENNMELTGDDVRAVLEQCEKDNLTPYYITLSMGTTSTCAVDRISEVTAVLREKPSWQRIWVHIDAAYAGSALVADEFQYLAKDLAEGVDSFNFNMHKWLLVNFDASCLFIRNRFDLTDALDITPAYLRNPYSESGQVIDYRNWSISLGRRFRALKIWFVMRSYGLNGLKAHVRKTIRVGDEFTSLVRSRSDLFEFITKPAFGLTVFRIKDPRAQANGSAVNGTTIVKPNEKHDALTKEVYELINERGEIFITSTVVSGIYAIRVICANEAAEEKYLRRAFEILVETTDEVLGRSN; this comes from the exons CCCCTACAGAACCGGAAGAATGGTCGCAAATCCAGGCCGATGTCGACACCAAGATCAAACCCGGTCTAACGCATTGGCAACATCCGAATTTCATGGCCTTCTACCCCGCGACGGTGACCTACCCGAGTATTCTGGGTGAAATGTACTCGGCCGCGTTCAACGCCCCCGCATTCAACTGGCTGTGCTCCCCAGCCTGCACGGAATTGGAAACAATCGTCCTAGATTGGGTGGCGCAGGCTTTGAACCTCCCTAAGTGCTTCATGAGCTCGTCAGAGAAccgtggtggtggtgtgcTCCAGGTTAGCGCCAGTGATACTATCGCCACTGTTATGGTGGCTGCGCGGGAACGGCGGGTGCGCGAGCTGGCATTAGCCGAGGGCTTGAAAGAGGGAACCCTTGAGTATGAGGACCGAGTGATGGATCTCCGACCCAGATTGGTTGCGATGGGAAGCAACCAGGCGCACAGCAGCACTGCAAAGGGTGCATTAATTGCAGGCACGCGGTATCGGAGCGCCACCGCTAAGTTGGAAAATAACATGGAGCTTACCGGAGACGATGTGCGGGCTGTTCTTGAGCAATGTGAGAAGGACAACCTGACCCCATACTATATCACTCTTAGCATGGGAACGACGAGCACGTGTGCTGTTGATCGCATTTCTGAAGTCACGGCCGTGCTCCGGGAGAAGCCTTCTTGGCAGCGCATATGGGTGCATATCGATGCGGCCTATGCCGGTTCGGCCTTGGTTGCAGATGAGTTCCAGTATCTCGCTAAGGATCTTGCCGAAGGCGTCGACAGTTTCAATTTCAACATGCATAAGTGGTTGCTAGTCAACTTTGATGCAAG CTGTCTCTTCATTCGCAACCGATTCGACCTCACCGATGCCCTGGACATCACACCCGCGTACCTGCGCAACCCGTACTCCGAATCCGGCCAGGTGATCGACTACCGCAACTGGAGCATTTCTCTCGGTCGCCGATTCCGCGCGTTGAAGATCTGGTTCGTCATGCGTAGCTACGGCCTCAATGGACTCAAGGCACACGTCCGTAAAACCATCCGAGTAGGCGATGAGTTTACAAGCCTTGTCCGCAGTCGGTCCGATCTTTTCGAATTCATCACCAAACCCGCATTCGGCTTGACAGTTTTCCGCATCAAGGACCCCAGAGCACAGGCCAATGGGTCCGCAGTCAACGGAACTACTATTGTGAAGCCTAATGAAAAGCACGACGCCCTTACGAAGGAAGTGTACGAGCTCATCAACGAGCGCGGCGAGATCTTCATCACCTCCACCGTTGTCTCGGGTATTTATGCCATCCGCGTCATCTGCGCCAACGAGGCAGCGGAAGAGAAGTACCTCAGACGGGCGTTTGAGATTCTCGTTGAGACCACGGATGAGGTGCTGGGTCGGTCGAATTGA
- a CDS encoding 3-beta hydroxysteroid dehydrogenase/isomerase family protein, whose amino-acid sequence MSPSGPKHILVTGATGFIGAHVVDNLLARGLAVRAATRSKQKGEQMKAARPQHASRLEFVEIQDFSQIGVFDDIMEGIDGVIHVASPFTYDTKNNEQELINPAINGVKSILSASAKQASVKRVVLTSSFASVVDISRKYEGDFTYTGSHWNPLTYEEAIDPATDAVVAYRGSKKFAELEAWKFIEREKPSFDLVALCPPMTFGPVVHPVNGVAGLNESNAVLWSVASGADPLPTARVSAWIDVRDLAEAHVQALLRSEVGGKRFVPASGEPFSYELAADIIKGRFEWARETVTGNYKSGKKPVQAYKLDGDAVTRELGVEFRSFKETVVDLVGQVKETFA is encoded by the exons ATGTCACCGTCAGGCCCAAA ACACATCCTCGTAACAGGCGCCACAGGCTTCATCGGCGCCCATGTAGTCGACAACCTATTGGCACGCGGCCTGGCCGTGCGTGCAGCAACACGCTCTAAACAAAAAGGCGAGCAAATGAAAGCCGCAAGACCACAACACGCCTCCCGACTCGAATTCGTCGAGATACAAGACTTCTCGCAGATTGGAGTGTTCGATGATATCATGGAGGGTATAGATGGGGTCATCCACGTCGCGAGT CCATTCACATACGACACCAAAAACAACGAACAAGAACTCATCAACCCAGCCATAAACGGGGTGAAATCTATCCTCTCCGCCTCAGCGAAACAAGCCAGTGTGAAGCGCGTTGTTCTTACCTCCTCGTTTGCATCCGTGGTTGATATCTCGAGAAAGTATGAGGGCGATTTTACCTACACTGGCTCACACTGGAATCCCTTAACCTACGAAGAAGCGATTGATCCCGCCACAGACGCGGTAGTAGCATACCGAGGATCGAAGAAATTCGCCGAACTAGAAGCCTGGAAGTTCATCGAGCGTGAAAAGCCCTCGTTTGATCTCGTTGCGCTTTGTCCGCCTATGACCTTCGGTCCTGTTGTGCATCCAGTAAATGGTGTAGCGGGGCTGAACGAGTCGAATGCGGTGCTCTGGAGTGTTGCTTCCGGGGCGGATCCGTTGCCTACTGCGAGGGTTTCGGCGTGGATTGATGTGAGGGATTTGGCGGAGGCGCATGTGCAGGCTTTGCTGAGGAGTGAGGTTGGTGGGAAGCGGTTTGTTCCTGCTTCTGGGGAGCCATTTTCGTATGAGTTGGCGGCGGATATTATCAAGGGGAGGTTTGAGTGGGCGAGGGAGACGGTTACGGGGAATTATAAGAGTGGGAAGAAGCCTGTTCAAGCTTACAAGCTGGATGGGGATGCTGTGACAAGGGAGTTGGGTGTGGAGTTTAGGAGCTTTAAGGAGACGGTGGTGGATTTGGTAGGCCAGGTTAAGGAGACTTTTGCTTGA
- a CDS encoding tyrosinase, with protein sequence MASVEPIKTFEIRQKGPVETKAERKSIRDLNEEELDKLIEAWRWIQDPARTGEDSFFYLAGLHGEPFRGAGYNNSHWWGGYCHHGNILFPTWHRAYLMAVEKALRKACPDVSLPYWDESDDETAKKGIPLIFTQKEYKGKPNPLYSYTFSERIVDRLAKFPDADYSKPQGYKTCRYPYSGLCGQDDIAIAQQHNNFLDANFDQEQITGLLNSNVTSWLNLGQFTDSEGKQVKADTRWKIRQCLLTEEYTVFSNTTSAQRWNDEQFHPLESGGKETEAKATSLAVPLESPHNDMHLAIGGVQIPGFNVDQYAGANGDMGENDTASFDPIFYFHHCFIDYLFWTWQTMHKKTEASQITILPEYPGTNSVDSQGPTPGISGNTWLTLDTPLDPFRENGDKLTSNKLLTLKDLPYTYKAPTSGTGSVFNDVPRLNYPLSPPILRVSGINRASIAGSFALAISQTDHTGKAQVKGIESVLSRWHVQGCANCQTHLSTTAFVPLFELNEDDAKRKHANNELAVHLHTRGNPGGQRVRNVTVGTMR encoded by the exons ATGGCCTCAGTCGAACCCATCAAAACCTTTGAGATTAGACAGAAGGGACCAGTTGAAACCAAAGCGGAACGCAAGTCGATTCGAGACCTCAATGAAGAGGAGTTAGATAAACTCATCGAGGCTTGGAGATGGATTCAAGACCCCGCGAGAACAGGCGAAGACTCATTTTTCTACCTAGCCGGGCTGCATGGTGAGCCTTTCCGAGGCGCGGGATACAACAATTCCCACTGGTGGGGGGGATACTGCCATCATGGAAACATCTTGTTTCCAACCTGGCATCGTGCGTATCTGATGGCTGTGGAGAAGGCTCTACGCAAGGCGTGCCCAGATGTCTCACTCCCATATTGGGATGAAAGTGACGATGAAACGGCAAAGAAGGGTATTCCGTTAATTTTCACCCAGAAAGAATACAAGGGAAAACCTAACCCACTGTACTCCTATACGTTTAGCGAACGAATTGTCGACCGCTTGGCCAAATTCCCCGATGCAGACTACAGTAAGCCACAAGGCTATAAAACCTGCCGATACCCTTATTCGGGCCTTTGTGGCCAGGACGACATTGCGATAGCTCAACAGCACAACAATTTCCTTGATGCCAACTTTGACCAGGAACAGATTACTGGTCTGCTGAATAGCAATGTCACGTCATGGCTTAATTTGGGGCAATTCACCGATAGTGAGGGCAAGCAAGTCAAGGCCGACACCCGCTGGAAGATTCGTCAGTGTCTCTTGACAGAAGAGTACACTGTCTTCTCGAATACAACTTCGGCTCAACGATGGAATGATGAACAGTTCCATCCACTGGAGTCGGGTGGTAAAGAGACAGAGGCCAAAGCAACCTCACTCGCTGTTCCCCTGGAAAGCCCCCATAATGACATGCATCTCGCTATTGGTGGAGTCCAAATTCCGGGCTTTAACGTTGATCAATATGCTGGCGCCAACGGCGACATGGGGGAGAACGACACCGCCTCATTCGATCCGATCTTTTACTTTCATCATTGCTTTATTGACTATCTATTCTGGACCTGGCAGACAATGCACAAGAAGACAGAGGCTAGTCAAATAACAATCTTGCCAGAATATCCTGGAACGAACAGCGTTGATAGCCAAGGTCCTACACCCGGGATCTCTGGCAACACCTGGCTTACCTTGGACACTCCCCTTGACCCATTCAGAGAGAATGGAGATAAGCTCACTTCAAAT AAACTCCTGACCTTGAAAGATCTTCCCTATACATACAAGGCGCCCACGTCCGGCACAGGTTCGGTTTTCAATGATGTGCCTCGGCTCAATTACCCTCTTTCTCCACCAATACTACGTGTCTCCGGTATCAATCGTGCTAGTATCGCCGGTTCCTTTGCCTTGGCTATCTCGCAGACAGACCACACCGGCAAAGCTCAAGTCAAAGGTATCGAATCTGTGCTTAGTAGATGGCATGTACAGGGCTGCGCGAACTGCCAGACTCACCTAAGCACAACAGCATTTGTACCTCTTTTTGAGCTGAATGAGGAtgatgcaaaaagaaaacatgctAATAATGAATTGGCAGTGCACCTGCATACTAGGGGTAATCCAGGAGGTCAAAGAGTGCGCAATGTTACCGTGGGAACTATGAGATAG
- a CDS encoding Endoribonuclease L-PSP/chorismate mutase-like protein, protein MSTFKYYSLPGFGEECREKYGFSDSCIVGDRMIVTGQTGVDPLTLKTSPIFEEEVTQAFQNINDLILLTLKKEGRTIEEGKTGWDYVVKLHAYLVNLSTMRDEARETMVRHIKKFCPNHQPLFTMVGVESLPFPEHHIELEVDIWLK, encoded by the exons ATGTCGACTTTCAAGTATTATTCTCTACCCGGATTCGGGGAAGAATGCCGCGAAAAGTACGGCTTCAGTGATTCGTGCATCGTAGGCGACAGAATGATAGTTACTGGCCAGA CTGGGGTGGATCCCTTGACCTTGAAAACCTCTCCCATTttcgaggaagaagtcacCCAAGCGTTCCAAAACATCAACgatctcatccttcttaCACTCAAAAAGGAAGGCCGCACCATTGAAGAAGGTAAAACTGGCTGGGATTATGTCGTCAAACTGCATGCGTATCTGGTCAATTTGTCGACCATGCGGGATGAGGCCAGGGAGACGATGGTGCGCCACATAAAAAAGTTCTGCCCGAATCATCAGCCATTATTTACCATGGTGGGTGTGGAAAGCTTGCCATTTCCTGAACATCATATTGAACTTGAGGTTGATATCTGGTTGAAATGA
- a CDS encoding aflatoxin biosynthesis ketoreductase nor-1: MAQSTILVTGANRGIGKGLVTAYLAKANTTVIATCREVSEQITKDLFSLSRGHGSNLIIVSLSLDKPQSVINAVSQLQSHQSINKIDIVIANAGVCNHYGPLARMEDADLVSHFDVNTLGPIRLFRATLPLLQASSQPKFIYISSELASITGLEHSSSLTAAYGASKVASNYLVKKIHTEHPDMIAFSIDPGFVQTDMGNRGAQCNGLEKAPMTISESIEGIVNQVEKASKETTSGRFIKHDGEQLPW, translated from the exons ATGGCACAGAGCACTATTCTCGTAACTGGTGCAAACCGAG GTATCGGCAAAGGCCTAGTAACTGCATACCTTGCAAAGGCCAACACTACTGTGATAGCGACATGTAGAGAAGTGTCCGAACAGATTACAAAAGACTTGTTCTCTCTTTCTAGAGGTCACGGCTCtaatctcatcatcgtctcTCTTAGCCTTGATAAGCCACAGAGTGTCATTAATGCAGTTTCTCAACTACAAAGCCATCAGTCGATTAATAAAATTGATATCGTGATTGCGAATGCCGGGGTATGCAATCACTATGGCCCTCTAGCACGCATGGAGGATGCAGACCTGGTATCTCACTTTGACGTGAATACCCTTGGCCCGATCAGGCTATTCAGGGCGACTTTGCCGCTGCTGCAAGCCAGCAGTCAACCCAAGTTCATCTATATCTCATCCGAATTAGCCAGCATCACTGGCCTTGAACACTCTTCGTCGCTGACTGCGGCGTATGGCGCCTCAAAGGTGGCCAGTAACTACCTAGTGAAGAAAATTCACACAGAACATCCGGATATGATCGCATTTTCAATTGATCCAGG ATTTGTCCAAACTGATATGGGGAATCGCGGCGCGCAGTGCAATGGGCTAGAGAAAGCTCCGATGACTATTTCCGAAAGCATCGAAGGAATTGTCAATCAG GTGGAAAAAGCCTCCAAAGAAACAACCTCAGGCAGATTCATAAAACATGATGGTGAGCAGCTTCCGTGGTAA